A window from Leguminivora glycinivorella isolate SPB_JAAS2020 chromosome 16, LegGlyc_1.1, whole genome shotgun sequence encodes these proteins:
- the LOC125234917 gene encoding uncharacterized protein LOC125234917 isoform X2, whose amino-acid sequence MVVMATLVAAALAYPGYGGHGSDNFGGGSFDGHEVTVTKATIATVTEDMAVSTTTTITVMGALGMTTTATGTMGMIATVMGATVMGATDTIATVTKALVVTTIMMVNMDIIIKLCCVWKMI is encoded by the exons ATG GTTGTTATGGCGACACTGGTGGCTGCGGCCCTAGCTTACCCAG GCTACGGTGGCCACGGCAGCGACAACTTTG GAGGTGGTAGCTTCGACGGTCACGAAGTCACGGTCACGAAAGCTACGATAGCCACGGTCACGGAGGACATGGCAGTTTCGACCACGACGACCATCACGGTCATGGGAGCTTTGGGCATGACAACCACGGCCACGGGAACTATGGGCATGATAGCCACGGTCATGGGAGCCACGGTCATGGGAGCTACGGACACGATAGCCACGGTCACGAAAGCTTTGGTGGTCACGACCATTATGATGGTGAATATGGACATCATCATTAAACTTTGTTGTGTTTGGAAGATGATTTAA
- the LOC125234917 gene encoding uncharacterized protein LOC125234917 isoform X3, which yields MATLVAAALAYPGYGGHGSDNFGGGSFDGHEVTVTKATIATVTEDMAVSTTTTITVMGALGMTTTATGTMGMIATVMGATVMGATDTIATVTKALVVTTIMMVNMDIIIKLCCVWKMI from the exons ATGGCGACACTGGTGGCTGCGGCCCTAGCTTACCCAG GCTACGGTGGCCACGGCAGCGACAACTTTG GAGGTGGTAGCTTCGACGGTCACGAAGTCACGGTCACGAAAGCTACGATAGCCACGGTCACGGAGGACATGGCAGTTTCGACCACGACGACCATCACGGTCATGGGAGCTTTGGGCATGACAACCACGGCCACGGGAACTATGGGCATGATAGCCACGGTCATGGGAGCCACGGTCATGGGAGCTACGGACACGATAGCCACGGTCACGAAAGCTTTGGTGGTCACGACCATTATGATGGTGAATATGGACATCATCATTAAACTTTGTTGTGTTTGGAAGATGATTTAA
- the LOC125234917 gene encoding uncharacterized protein LOC125234917 isoform X1 → MVKFFVVMATLVAAALAYPGYGGHGSDNFGGGSFDGHEVTVTKATIATVTEDMAVSTTTTITVMGALGMTTTATGTMGMIATVMGATVMGATDTIATVTKALVVTTIMMVNMDIIIKLCCVWKMI, encoded by the exons ATGGTTAAGTTTTTT GTTGTTATGGCGACACTGGTGGCTGCGGCCCTAGCTTACCCAG GCTACGGTGGCCACGGCAGCGACAACTTTG GAGGTGGTAGCTTCGACGGTCACGAAGTCACGGTCACGAAAGCTACGATAGCCACGGTCACGGAGGACATGGCAGTTTCGACCACGACGACCATCACGGTCATGGGAGCTTTGGGCATGACAACCACGGCCACGGGAACTATGGGCATGATAGCCACGGTCATGGGAGCCACGGTCATGGGAGCTACGGACACGATAGCCACGGTCACGAAAGCTTTGGTGGTCACGACCATTATGATGGTGAATATGGACATCATCATTAAACTTTGTTGTGTTTGGAAGATGATTTAA
- the LOC125235006 gene encoding angiomotin-like isoform X2, with the protein MHFSLLPVASCVGSRTAPNWWSKCSAAPGHGPVDPKLACLCCLTPPALGSITLLKAAAVAKGAALLKAAAVAKGAALLGAGALIKGAAIKGAIKGAAAKGAAILAAKGAAVKGALAIAAKAADIAVHKLPPVKPVQVIEQPAPAPIVIPAYPLSPRC; encoded by the exons atgcACTTCTCACTACTGCCTGTAGCGTCCTGCGTGGGGAGTCGGACTGCCCCGAACTGGTGGAGCAAATG TTCTGCCGCCCCGGGTCATGGACCAGTTGACCCTAAG CTTGCATGCTTATGCTGCCTAACACCGCCGGCCCTCGGCAGCATTACTCTACTGAAGGCCGCAGCGGTGGCTAAGGGCGCTGCTTTACTAAAAGCAGCAGCGGTTGCTAAGGGTGCGGCCTTACTAGGAGCTGGAGCGCTCATCAAGGGAGCAGCTATTAAAG gAGCAATCAAAGGCGCAGCAGCCAAAGGGGCAGCAATTTTAGCAGCAAAGGGAGCCGCCGTGAAGGGCGCTCTGGCAATCGCAGCCAAGGCTGCTGACATCGCGGTCCATAAGCTACCCCCAGTTAAACCAGTGCAGGTGATCGAGCAGCCGGCTCCCGCACCCATTGTG ATTCCAGCCTACCCTCTCTCCCCCCGGTGCTAA
- the LOC125235006 gene encoding mRNA decay activator protein ZFP36L3-like isoform X1 has translation MVRLYVPSKTRIDFRPRDRCLLAVPASRTVARRNSPLLACLCCLTPPALGSITLLKAAAVAKGAALLKAAAVAKGAALLGAGALIKGAAIKGAIKGAAAKGAAILAAKGAAVKGALAIAAKAADIAVHKLPPVKPVQVIEQPAPAPIVIPAYPLSPRC, from the exons ATGGTGCGTCTGTACGTCCCCTCAAAGACCAGAATTGATTTCAGACCTCGGGACCGTTGCCTACTGGCAGTCCCGGCTTCACGTACTGTAGCGCGCAGGAATTCCCCTCTG CTTGCATGCTTATGCTGCCTAACACCGCCGGCCCTCGGCAGCATTACTCTACTGAAGGCCGCAGCGGTGGCTAAGGGCGCTGCTTTACTAAAAGCAGCAGCGGTTGCTAAGGGTGCGGCCTTACTAGGAGCTGGAGCGCTCATCAAGGGAGCAGCTATTAAAG gAGCAATCAAAGGCGCAGCAGCCAAAGGGGCAGCAATTTTAGCAGCAAAGGGAGCCGCCGTGAAGGGCGCTCTGGCAATCGCAGCCAAGGCTGCTGACATCGCGGTCCATAAGCTACCCCCAGTTAAACCAGTGCAGGTGATCGAGCAGCCGGCTCCCGCACCCATTGTG ATTCCAGCCTACCCTCTCTCCCCCCGGTGCTAA
- the LOC125235006 gene encoding mRNA decay activator protein ZFP36L3-like isoform X3, producing MEFRLFIVSLACLCCLTPPALGSITLLKAAAVAKGAALLKAAAVAKGAALLGAGALIKGAAIKGAIKGAAAKGAAILAAKGAAVKGALAIAAKAADIAVHKLPPVKPVQVIEQPAPAPIVIPAYPLSPRC from the exons ATGGAGTTCAGACTTTTTATTGTCTCG CTTGCATGCTTATGCTGCCTAACACCGCCGGCCCTCGGCAGCATTACTCTACTGAAGGCCGCAGCGGTGGCTAAGGGCGCTGCTTTACTAAAAGCAGCAGCGGTTGCTAAGGGTGCGGCCTTACTAGGAGCTGGAGCGCTCATCAAGGGAGCAGCTATTAAAG gAGCAATCAAAGGCGCAGCAGCCAAAGGGGCAGCAATTTTAGCAGCAAAGGGAGCCGCCGTGAAGGGCGCTCTGGCAATCGCAGCCAAGGCTGCTGACATCGCGGTCCATAAGCTACCCCCAGTTAAACCAGTGCAGGTGATCGAGCAGCCGGCTCCCGCACCCATTGTG ATTCCAGCCTACCCTCTCTCCCCCCGGTGCTAA